GCGATCCCGGACCCGTAATAGGCCACGACCCCGCCAAGACCGGACAGATGCGCGGCCGCGGCATAGGCCATCGTACCTCCCCAGCAATAGCCGACGATGCCAACGACACCCGCCTGCGCGGCAGCCGCGACCGCGGCCTCGATGTCGGCAAGCGTATCTTCGAGCTTGGTGCGGGCGCGGATCTCCATGCCCTGCTTGAAATCCTCCGGCCCATAGCCGAGCTCGGTGTTCGGCGCGACCCGATCGAAAAGCGCCGGCGCGATAACGAGATAGCCCTCCGCAGCGAAACCGTCGGCCATCCTGCGGATATGATGGTTGACCCCAAAAATCTCCTGCAAAACGACAATCCCGGCGCGCGGCTTGCCGGAGGGTTCGGCCTTATAGGCACCGATCGTCGCGCCGTCCTTCGTCGTGAGCTTAATCATTTCGCCCATTGACTTCGCCTTTCGCATGTCTTGGCTGTTATCGCCTACGATAATGGATAACAGGCTTTTCTATCACGACAGCGCAACGGTCTTTCACGTTACCGCGAGTCGCTTTCCCATTTTTCGATCGGTTCGCTCGCCTGCACTGCGGCTTCGACGATGGAACGGCCGCCGAGCTTCAGCCCCGGTGCGATCTCGGCCAAAGGCACGAGGACGAAAGCCCGGTTGAAGAGTTCCTTATGCGGCAGAATGAGATCCGGCGTCGAAAGCGGTGCGTCACCGTAAAAAAGAATATCGATATCGATGAGCCGCGGTCCCCAGCGGATCGTCTCTGCGCGCCCCATATCGGCCTCGATGCTCTTCACCGCGGCGAGCAAAGCCGCAGGTTCGAGCGAGGTTTGCGCCAGCGCGCAGGCATTGGCGAAACTCTCCTGTTCGAGATAGCCCCAGGGCGGCGTCTGATAGATCGACGAGACAGCGGTCAAGACCGCGACGCCGCGCGCTTCGAGAAGCGCCAGGGCCGCTTTGATATTCGCCGGCTTGTCGCCGATATTGCTCCCGAGGCCAAAGCCGATCTCGACTCGGCCGCCCGAGTCAGGCGCGTGCAATGGCATCGAAAACCTTGAAGGCTGCGACATGTTCCGCCGCATCATGAACACGAAAAACCGAGGCCCCACGCGCGGCGGCGGCCAAATTGGCGGCCAGCGTGGCGACGAGACGTGACTCGACCTCGGAACCGACCATCGCGCCGAGCAAAGATTTGCGCGAAATGCCGACGAGCAGAGGCAGATCATAGTCGAGAAAAGAATCGAGACGATTGAGGACGAAAAGATTTTGATCCTTCGTCTTG
The window above is part of the Methylovirgula sp. HY1 genome. Proteins encoded here:
- the folK gene encoding 2-amino-4-hydroxy-6-hydroxymethyldihydropteridine diphosphokinase, with product MPLHAPDSGGRVEIGFGLGSNIGDKPANIKAALALLEARGVAVLTAVSSIYQTPPWGYLEQESFANACALAQTSLEPAALLAAVKSIEADMGRAETIRWGPRLIDIDILFYGDAPLSTPDLILPHKELFNRAFVLVPLAEIAPGLKLGGRSIVEAAVQASEPIEKWESDSR
- a CDS encoding dienelactone hydrolase family protein, which encodes MGEMIKLTTKDGATIGAYKAEPSGKPRAGIVVLQEIFGVNHHIRRMADGFAAEGYLVIAPALFDRVAPNTELGYGPEDFKQGMEIRARTKLEDTLADIEAAVAAAAQAGVVGIVGYCWGGTMAYAAAAHLSGLGGVVAYYGSGIAGMVHEALKAPIAFHFGERDKSIPPEDVEKIRAAHPDSALYIYPADHGFNCDPRPSYDEQSAALAKSRTLAFFAHNLL